CTTCATGTAAAAAGCCTTGATTTGCGCAGGAAACCGGTGCACGCATATCGGAGAATCGGAGTTTTTAGACAACTCGGTTTCTTCGGGAGCTCCGTAATCGGCGCCCCATTCGATCGCGAAACCTTTGTTCTTGAGCATTTCAACGCTTTTGTCGTACGAGAGCCTCGGGAACGGCGCTTTGACTGATTCGAGAGGCTTGACGTCCCTTTCCAGTATTTCGAGGTCGTGTCTGTGATCTTCCAGTATTCTTTCAAGTATGTGAAGAATGAGATTTTGAGCGTTTTCCATAATAGATTCGATGTCGGCAAAAATCCATTCCGGTTCTACCTGCCAGAACTCGGTCAGATGCCTTCTCGTCTTTGATTTTTCGGCTCTGAAAACCGGTCCGAAACAGTAAACTTTTTCAAGAGCGAGAGCGTTGGCTTCGTTGTACAACTGTCCGCTCTGGGAGAGAAAAACGTCTGTGTCGAAATACTCGACTTTGAAAAGAGTCGTCGTTCCTTCACAGGCGGAGGGTGTGAAAATCGGAGTGTCGACGCAGAAAAAATCTTCTTTTCTGAAATAATCCCTTATGGCGTGGATGATTCCCGATCTTATTCTCATGACGGCGGACTGTTTGGGAGAACGTATCCAAAGATGGCGCATCGAAAGCAGAAAATCCGGACCGCTCGGCTTTCTCGGTATCGGATATTCACCTGAGGGCTCAGATATTATCTCAATATTTTTCAGGGCGACTTCATAGCCGAATTTGGCTTTTTCCTGTTTTAGCACTTTGCCTTCCGCCCTGAAAGCGGTTTCTATGGCGAGATGCCCGCATTTATCGAATGTTTCATCGCTGACTTCGCCCTTGACGACTGTCAGCTGACAAAAACCGGAACCGTCTCTGACCTGAAGGAAATGTATAGGTCCGGAGCTTCTCTTGCCCGTCAGCCAGCAGAAAAAAATTACGTCTTTTCCTTCGTAAACGGAAATATCTGAAATCCGCATAAAAACCTCCGAAAATATGTTTTAGGACAGATACCGGGGCACAGTGATTTCGCCCCTCGGAATATGATACATAAAGAGTTTTTCTTCTTCAACCTTTTCGTAAAGTTTTTCTACGTACGGAATTTTTTCTATGAACACTTTCT
The candidate division WOR-3 bacterium genome window above contains:
- the asnS gene encoding asparagine--tRNA ligase, encoding MRISDISVYEGKDVIFFCWLTGKRSSGPIHFLQVRDGSGFCQLTVVKGEVSDETFDKCGHLAIETAFRAEGKVLKQEKAKFGYEVALKNIEIISEPSGEYPIPRKPSGPDFLLSMRHLWIRSPKQSAVMRIRSGIIHAIRDYFRKEDFFCVDTPIFTPSACEGTTTLFKVEYFDTDVFLSQSGQLYNEANALALEKVYCFGPVFRAEKSKTRRHLTEFWQVEPEWIFADIESIMENAQNLILHILERILEDHRHDLEILERDVKPLESVKAPFPRLSYDKSVEMLKNKGFAIEWGADYGAPEETELSKNSDSPICVHRFPAQIKAFYMKTDPENPKLAMGVDVIAPEGYGEIVGGGVREERIEILEDRIKEHNLPKDDFEWYLDLRRYGSVPHGGFGLGLERTVSWICGLQHVRESVAFPRMMDRIKP